The DNA region ACAATGTGTTACTGCAGGGAAGCCAAAAAAGTAGGTAGGCTGAAGGCAAGCAACTGTAAAATTCTGTCCTTTTTTAATGCAGATATGTAATGACCTGCCGTTTTGTTTCTAGATCATTCAAAGTAGGCTAACATTAGAAAACAATATCAAATGAATGATCTTGATACATGTGTGACTGTCAGCATCCTAGAAATAAAGTCATGTTGAATGTGGAATAATTTAAAGAGAGAGAGGGTTGCGTTCAGAAAAGGGTGAAGATCAAAGAAATCTGCTTGGGTTTTAATGAAATGATGCAATTAAGATGTAAATTAGAGATTAAAGTGTATGTGTGCTCGCATGCATGTGAACTTCTGAACTTCACACTGTTTATTCGTTTggttatgtgtgtttgtgtgtgtgtgtgtgtgtgtgtgtgtgtgtgtgtgtgtgtgtgtgtgtgtgtgtgtgtgtgtgtgtgtgtgtgtgtgtgtgtgtgtgtgtgtgtgtgtgtgtgtgtgtgtgtgtgtgtgtgtatatatatatacaattttatcAGACACCTTTAAAATTATTCatgttatcacagtttatttgctatagtttataaaatggtaataaaatatgacaagaactctcAAAGTTAAACtgtcaaattcatcttgataatcacaaaataattacagtcaagccaaaatttattcagacaccttcaacatttcttacatGATCATAGTttatttgctgtagtttagaaaatggtaatacaatatgacaagaactcaagaggtAAACTGTGCCAGAACAtattaatcttgataatgtcagataactttggtaggaaggtatgtaacaaaatatggtcaaaatcaaaattttggtcccaaatttgtatcagttttactggtagtccactgtagcCTATGAAGTATttgtgggtataatatgtcacagtttactttattttgctatcctaacttacataaatgaactattgggtcctgcacccactagtaaaaaaatatcaaaaattaaatctggtgtctgaatatttttttggttGGACTGCATTCAGTAGCGATATCTGATTTACCGAATCGTTCTTTTGAGTCGGATCATTCAGTGATTTGAATGAATCGTTTACAAATGACAACAGATGTTGCCGGTTCACAAATCAACAAATGGGCTAACTGACTGTCTCTTTCGGGCGCCCTTTTTGttaattatatgaaatatttgtTTCGAAATAAATGTGCGAAAAGTAAATTATTTGAACAGAAGAACAGACTATAGGCTACGTGCTGAACCTAAAGAACTGTTTCACGGAATGAGTGGGATTTCTCGCTTTATTACAGACAAAACCGTTCATCATGGAATGGTGTGGTTTTTACAGCCGGCTAGGGAGGTTGCAGTATAGAAAATGAATGAGATGTCGAGTGTGTGATGTATTACACCACTACAAATGAAACCGGTATTGTATCACGTGGTCACCGTGACTGATAATTCATTCATTGATCATCAGTAACGCGGATAAAGGACCGTTTGCGTTCATACGTGTGTATGAGAGAGGGCAACAGAGAGAAAAAGATAAACGCTGAAGCAGAACccctgctctctctctttctctctatctCTCTTCCCGAACGCAGAGCGCGTATCCCACTCACAGAGCGCGAGGCTCCGCGGCACGCGCGCACACGCTcgctcacacacactcactcacgcacccagtcacacacacactgaaCCAGCCGAGAGAGGGAAGAATGAGGAAGAACTCGCACGCACATTTCAGCTCTCACAGATTTGCTGATAAAGCATCAGATATTTGATCGCTACGGGTTTGTTTGGGGGAAAACACGAGTGTATGGAAATCGGAGGGTGCGTATAATACACGCGTGGGTCTGTAATCTTTCCTGCATCTCCTATATAAATACCTAAACTAATGCGAGCTGGGATACTACTGACGGCTTCCGACACGCACTGTCTCCGTTAACACTCCTGCTGCCGTTTTCCCACAGACTGACTACTTCACGGAGCACCGTTACGGTAAGCGTTTTTTCTTTATATATGTGTCTATAAGGGTTTGCGTAGAGCTATGGTGGCGATATCATTGCATGAGGGTTAATGGGGCACAGGCAAAGCGAGTATCGCATTCATATAATCATAACGGAGAGTGACCCATTTGATACAGAGGTGCGCACTCGTGCCCGTCCGGTCCGGTCCGCAGTGGCCCCGCGGATGATGATTTAACCGGCCGTTCGCCTTCACCCCGTTTTACGGGATTCTGATGTGCACGTGAAAGTTGTATTAAACACGATCTGGTTGCAAGAACCTCTGCGCTTCGTGAACACATCGCGAAAAAAGCCCTAAAGCCAACGTTTATCCAAACAATAAGAGCGCCCAAATAAGAAATTATGCGTGTACGCATCGCGTACATTGTGGGATAACAGATGTTTCATCAGTGGATGGGGTAGAGGTGCTGAATGAGAGCAGTAGGTTGCGGTAGATGTGAATGAGAGTGAGCGAGATTTGAGCAGTGCTGAATTAAAGCGGTTCTTTTGCATTCCAGATCGTTAAAGCTACTGAAATGCGTATGATTAAATAATTATGTAGGCCTATTAAAAGCTAAGCGGTTGTAGTTTCATATGAATGTGTGAGTAACGTCTGCAAGCTTTTGCTGTGCATTATGCCCATTGATGACTGCAgagatgagtgtgtgtgtgtgtgtgtgtgtgtgtgtgtgtgtgtgtgtgtgtgtgtgtgtgtgtgtgagtgacccTGTGGGTGTGTGTCCATACATGTGTTTTGCACCATGAGAAGTGTTTCTTCTTCTTGCCTCAGGGGCGATTACCACTCTTTGCCTGATGATGCATTTTGCAAGCATCGTTTGAAGTCAGGTCTGCTTGCTTGCAGTCAAGCACCAGCGTCCCAACCTGAACTTCATTGGATGATTTTTTTGGGACCAACAGCTTTGGACTAATAGCGGAGAAGCAACTAGCAGAATGTAATGTCGTTGAGGCTTAAGGGAGCATCTGGACTTGTTTATGCATTCTGCTGAAATGAACCTGATGATTGAATTGATAAACAAAATTGACAAATAGATAATCAAGCCCAGATGCTGCAGAATGAGTTTTGTTTTACCTGACATTTTGGGAATGTGCCTTTCAGCAAATACTGATGAAATGTTCTAAAAATGTCAGACTTGAATCAGAGATCCGTAATAATGCTGTGCTTGTTGGTGATCAGTGCCCTGGTTTCATTTCAATAGCTgcttgatctatttttcctaatTTTGCTCTTCATCCCCCTTTTCTCTTTCTATTATAGCAGAAGTTTGTCGCCGAGTAAGGAACGATGAGGCATCGTGAGACCTCCCCACGCCTCTTCCTGAGCTTTCAGTGTCTAGTCGTCATGGTGATACTGCTCTACAACGTCCACCATGTGACAGCGGAACATGCTCCAGACCACAGCCAGGATCATAGTTCTCCTGCCAACAAGTCTTTGAGCTGTGGTGGGTCAGTTTCATGTGCCCCAGGAGTCATCCTTCCAGTTTGGGAGCCCCCAAACCCTTCCTTTGGAGACAAGGTAGCCCGGGCCACGGTTTACTTTGTGGCACTGGTATACATGTTTCTGGGAGTTTCGATTATCGCTGACCGCTTCATGGCATCCATCGAGGTCATCACCTCTCAGGAGAAGGAGATCACCATTAAGAAACCCAATGGTGAAACGACCACTACAACTGTACGCATCTGGAACGAAACTGTGTCCAACCTCACCCTCATGGCTCTGGGGTCTTCAGCTCCTGAGATTCTGCTCTCGGTCATTGAAGTGTGCGGCCACAACTTTGAAGCTGGTGACCTTGGACCCTCTACCATCGTCGGAAGTGCAGCTTTCAACATGTTTGTCATTATTGGAATCTGTGTGTACGTGGTGCCCGACGGAGAGCATCGCAAGGTGAAACACCTTCGTGTTTTCTTCGTCACCGCCACTTGGAGCATCTTCGCCTACTTGTGGCTCTACCTGATCTTGGCTGTTATCTCACCAGGCGTCGTCCAGGTGTGGGAAGGTCTTCTCACTCTTTTCTTCTTTCCAATTTGCGTGGTCTTTGCTTGGATCGCTGACCGCCGCCTGCTGTTTTACAAGTATGTTTACAAGCGTTACCGAGCTGGCAAGCACCGTGGCATGATCATCGAGACGGAGGGGGACCGTCCTCTTCCATCCAAGGTGGATATCGAGATGGACGGGAAGATGCTGAACTCTCACGCGGTGGACTTCTTGGATGGAACTCTGGCTTTGGAACTGGAGGACAAAGATCTGGATGAGGAGGAAGCGAGACGTGAGATGGCGAAGATCCTGAAGGAGCTGAAGCAGAAACATCCTGATAAAGAGGTGGAGCAGTTGATTGAACTTGCTAATTACCAAGTGCTCAGCCAGCAGCAGAAGAGCCGTGCGTTTTACCGATGCCAAGCGACCCGCTTAATGACCGGTGCAGGTAACATTCTGAAGAAGCATGCGGCAGATCAAGCTCGTAAAGCAGTAAGCATGCATGAAGTGCGTAGTGACACTGGAGAAAACGACCCAATTTCCAAGGTCTTTTTTGATCCTGGTTCTTACCAGTGCTTGGAAAACTGTGGCACCGTGGCAGTGAATGTGATTCGACGCGGAGGCGATCTCAACCAGACCGTGTCGGTGGAATTCCGCACCGAAGATGGAACCGCAAACGCCGGCTCAGATTACGAGTTCACAGAAGGCACTGTCGTTTTCAAGCCAGGTGAGACACAGAAGGAGATCCGAGTTGGAATTATTGACGATGACATCTTTGAAGAGGACGAGAACTTCCTCATTCACCTCAGCAATGTCCGTGTGCTTCATGAGGGTGATGAGCCAGAGACCACTGAAGCCAACCATGTGGAGACCATCGCAACTCTCGGTGTGCCCTCCACAGCAACAGTCACCATCTTTGACGATGACCATGCTGGAATCTTCACGTTTGAAGAGCCAGTCACCCACGTTAGTGAGAGCGTGGGTGTCATGGAAGTCAAGGTCCTGCGTACGTCTGGGGCCCGTGGGGTGGTGTCACTGCCATATAAAACCGTTGAGGGAACTGCGCGTGGAGGGGGAGAGGACTTTGAAGACTCCCATGGTGTTCTGGAGTTCCAAAACGACGAAATCTTGTAAGTCAAAGTCTTATATTTACAGTATTTGGCTTCCTGTCCTGACAGGTCACTCCTAAAATATTACTGTTAAGAATTTTGATTCAGAATCATTTGCATTAGTATCTACCCTGTCAGAACAGGAATGTAATGCATGCAAGATGTTTTTGAATTGAATGTGCCTGATGACGCAGCATGCTTGATGCTAAATATTTTGCTGTGTGACATCATTGCGATGTCACCGTGATATCAGAAGCATTGTGTGCAAAGTTCAGCCAATGGAGGATGTCATCAAAAAGAAGCTTTCCATATCTACTTCTCATCTTCTTCTCTTCTCCATCTTACGTATCTTTCATTTCACAATTCTCTCTCTATGTATTTCAGCCTCAAAGCCTGATTCTTGACAGTCAGGGTGAATGAT from Garra rufa chromosome 21, GarRuf1.0, whole genome shotgun sequence includes:
- the slc8a1b gene encoding sodium/calcium exchanger 1b isoform X1 → MRHRETSPRLFLSFQCLVVMVILLYNVHHVTAEHAPDHSQDHSSPANKSLSCGGSVSCAPGVILPVWEPPNPSFGDKVARATVYFVALVYMFLGVSIIADRFMASIEVITSQEKEITIKKPNGETTTTTVRIWNETVSNLTLMALGSSAPEILLSVIEVCGHNFEAGDLGPSTIVGSAAFNMFVIIGICVYVVPDGEHRKVKHLRVFFVTATWSIFAYLWLYLILAVISPGVVQVWEGLLTLFFFPICVVFAWIADRRLLFYKYVYKRYRAGKHRGMIIETEGDRPLPSKVDIEMDGKMLNSHAVDFLDGTLALELEDKDLDEEEARREMAKILKELKQKHPDKEVEQLIELANYQVLSQQQKSRAFYRCQATRLMTGAGNILKKHAADQARKAVSMHEVRSDTGENDPISKVFFDPGSYQCLENCGTVAVNVIRRGGDLNQTVSVEFRTEDGTANAGSDYEFTEGTVVFKPGETQKEIRVGIIDDDIFEEDENFLIHLSNVRVLHEGDEPETTEANHVETIATLGVPSTATVTIFDDDHAGIFTFEEPVTHVSESVGVMEVKVLRTSGARGVVSLPYKTVEGTARGGGEDFEDSHGVLEFQNDEILKTISVRVLNREEYDKQCSFCVELQTPLWRRRGWTVYRDEEKEAGQEEQEPLTGEEEEERRIAEMGKPMLGDHPKLEVIIEESYEFKNTVDKLIKKTNLALLVGTNSWRDQFIEAITVSAGEDDDDEECGEEKLPSCFDYVMHFLTVFWKVLFAFVPPTDYWNGWACFVVSIIMIGVLTAFIGDLACHFGCTIGLKDSVTAVVFVALGTSVPDTFASKVAAIQDQYADASIGNVTGSNAVNVFLGIGVAWSIAAIYHNSKGHEFRVEPGSLAFSVTLFTIFAFICVAVLMYRRRPDIGGELGGPRTAKALTTMLFVSLWLIYILFSSLEAYCHIKGF
- the slc8a1b gene encoding sodium/calcium exchanger 1b isoform X2, translating into MRHRETSPRLFLSFQCLVVMVILLYNVHHVTAEHAPDHSQDHSSPANKSLSCGGSVSCAPGVILPVWEPPNPSFGDKVARATVYFVALVYMFLGVSIIADRFMASIEVITSQEKEITIKKPNGETTTTTVRIWNETVSNLTLMALGSSAPEILLSVIEVCGHNFEAGDLGPSTIVGSAAFNMFVIIGICVYVVPDGEHRKVKHLRVFFVTATWSIFAYLWLYLILAVISPGVVQVWEGLLTLFFFPICVVFAWIADRRLLFYKYVYKRYRAGKHRGMIIETEGDRPLPSKVDIEMDGKMLNSHAVDFLDGTLALELEDKDLDEEEARREMAKILKELKQKHPDKEVEQLIELANYQVLSQQQKSRAFYRCQATRLMTGAGNILKKHAADQARKAVSMHEVRSDTGENDPISKVFFDPGSYQCLENCGTVAVNVIRRGGDLNQTVSVEFRTEDGTANAGSDYEFTEGTVVFKPGETQKEIRVGIIDDDIFEEDENFLIHLSNVRVLHEGDEPETTEANHVETIATLGVPSTATVTIFDDDHAGIFTFEEPVTHVSESVGVMEVKVLRTSGARGVVSLPYKTVEGTARGGGEDFEDSHGVLEFQNDEIFKIIKVRIIDDEEYEKNKSFFLEIGDPKLLETNEKKDEEKEAGQEEQEPLTGEEEEERRIAEMGKPMLGDHPKLEVIIEESYEFKNTVDKLIKKTNLALLVGTNSWRDQFIEAITVSAGEDDDDEECGEEKLPSCFDYVMHFLTVFWKVLFAFVPPTDYWNGWACFVVSIIMIGVLTAFIGDLACHFGCTIGLKDSVTAVVFVALGTSVPDTFASKVAAIQDQYADASIGNVTGSNAVNVFLGIGVAWSIAAIYHNSKGHEFRVEPGSLAFSVTLFTIFAFICVAVLMYRRRPDIGGELGGPRTAKALTTMLFVSLWLIYILFSSLEAYCHIKGF